The Candidatus Izemoplasma sp. genome has a window encoding:
- a CDS encoding 3-keto-5-aminohexanoate cleavage protein translates to MEKLVITAAICGAEVTKDDNPYVPYTTRELAEEAYLAKQAGASIIHLHVREDDGTPTQSKERFEEAIIAIKKRCGDIIIQPSTGGAVGMTNDERLAPIALHPEMCTLDCGTVNFGGNEFFKNTESDIIYFAEKIYANNIMPELECFGKMHLDHILKLHKEGIIKSPLHFSFVLGTRAGQQGTERDFTFLTQSLPAEATYTITGIGKYELSLAELAIQDGGHVRVGLEDNIYLKKGELAKGNQELVEAVVKLAHKHNRPIATVEEARHILRLKEATQ, encoded by the coding sequence ATGGAGAAACTCGTAATCACTGCGGCTATTTGTGGCGCAGAAGTAACTAAAGATGATAATCCATATGTTCCTTACACAACCAGAGAACTCGCCGAAGAAGCTTATCTTGCAAAACAAGCAGGTGCGAGTATAATTCACCTGCATGTAAGAGAGGATGATGGCACACCAACGCAATCTAAAGAGCGTTTTGAAGAAGCGATTATCGCTATTAAAAAACGCTGTGGTGATATCATTATTCAACCTTCTACTGGTGGGGCGGTTGGGATGACCAATGATGAACGATTAGCCCCAATTGCATTACATCCTGAAATGTGTACGCTTGATTGCGGGACCGTTAATTTTGGGGGTAATGAATTTTTTAAGAATACGGAGTCAGACATCATTTATTTCGCAGAAAAAATATATGCTAACAACATCATGCCAGAACTAGAATGCTTTGGTAAAATGCATCTTGATCACATCTTAAAACTACATAAAGAGGGCATAATAAAGTCCCCTCTTCATTTTAGTTTTGTTTTAGGCACCCGTGCTGGCCAACAAGGCACAGAACGTGATTTTACCTTTTTAACCCAAAGTTTACCCGCTGAAGCGACTTACACAATCACAGGAATCGGCAAGTATGAGTTATCACTTGCGGAACTAGCCATTCAAGATGGTGGCCATGTACGTGTTGGTTTAGAAGATAATATTTATCTTAAAAAAGGCGAACTTGCTAAAGGGAATCAAGAACTTGTTGAAGCAGTTGTTAAATTAGCCCATAAACACAATAGACCCATCGCTACAGTAGAAGAAGCTAGACATATTTTACGACTAAAGGAGGCAACACAATGA
- a CDS encoding hotdog fold domain-containing protein — translation MEKAMIRMRLSTQEAHYGGGLVDGAHTLKLFGDVATELLIRHDGDEGLFRAYESVNFYAPLYAGDYIEVTGEITHVGNTSRKMRFKAYKVITANPEIGPSAASVLDDKILVADAEGTCIVPKENQ, via the coding sequence ATGGAAAAAGCAATGATTAGAATGCGTCTATCAACCCAAGAAGCACACTATGGTGGTGGCTTAGTCGATGGAGCACACACATTAAAATTATTTGGTGATGTTGCGACAGAGTTATTGATTCGTCATGATGGAGATGAAGGCTTATTTCGAGCATATGAAAGTGTAAATTTTTACGCACCACTTTATGCTGGGGATTACATTGAAGTCACTGGTGAAATTACCCATGTTGGCAACACCTCGCGTAAAATGCGCTTTAAAGCGTACAAAGTGATTACTGCTAATCCAGAGATTGGCCCATCTGCGGCCAGTGTCTTAGATGATAAAATCTTAGTTGCCGACGCAGAAGGAACGTGTATTGTGCCTAAGGAAAATCAATGA